The following proteins come from a genomic window of Larimichthys crocea isolate SSNF chromosome XV, L_crocea_2.0, whole genome shotgun sequence:
- the slc25a33 gene encoding solute carrier family 25 member 33 — protein sequence MAQKDTLLHLFAGGCSGTVGAIVTCPLEVLKTRLQSSGLTLRPVFQVQLGTLSGTGVIRPGTVTPGLLQVLRSILEKEGPRSLFRGLGPNLVGVAPSRAIYFAAYSKSKELFNGLFVPNSGMVHMSSAGVAAFVTNSLMNPIWMVKTRMQLEKKARGEKKMNALQCARYVYKTEGIRGFYRGLTASYAGISETMICFLIYETLKKNLAKSQFTSSNGEKEKGASDFLSLMMAAAFSKGCASCIAYPHEVIRTRLREEGSKYKYFFQTGRLIVVEEGYAAFYRGLIPQLIRQIPNTAIVLSTYELIVHLLGEKRRNA from the exons atggCACAGAAAGACACACTGCTGCATCTGTTCGCTGGGGG ATGTAGTGGTACGGTGGGAGCCATCGTGACCTGCCCCCTGGAAGTGTTGAAGACCAGGTTGCAGTCCTCTGGCCTCACCCTCCGACCTGTCTTCCAGGTCCAGCTGGGCACACTAAGCGGCACTGGGGTTATCCGACCAGGCACTGTTACACCAGGGTTGCTGCAGGTCCTACG ATCAATTCTAGAAAAAGAGGGACCAAGATCACTTTTCCGTGGCCTAGGTCCAAATCTTGTTGGCGTTGCCCCCTCAAG agcCATTTACTTTGCTGCATACTCGAAATCTAAAGAGCTGTTCAATGGACTGTTTGTGCCTAATAGTGGAATGGTGCACATGTCATCTGCTGGTGTTGCAG CTTTTGTTACTAACTCTCTGATGAACCCCATCTGGATGGTCAAGACCAGGATGCAGCTGGAGAAAAA AgccagaggagagaagaagatgaaCGCACTGCAGTGCGCCCGCTATGTTTACAAAACGGAAGGGATTCGTGGCTTCTACAGAGGCCTGACTGCGTCCTATGCCGGCATCTCGGAGACCATGATCTGCTTCCTCATCTACGAGACACTGAAGAAAAACCTTGCAAAGAGCCAATTCACCTCCTCGAACGGTGAAAAGGAGAAAGGGGCATCAGACTTCCTGAGTCTGATGATGGCAGCTGCTTTTTCAAAGGGTTGTGCGTCCTGCATAGCCTATCCACACG AGGTCATTCGGACAAGACTGCGCGAGGAAGGCAGCAAGTACAAGTATTTCTTCCAGACAGGGAGGTTAATAGTGGTGGAGGAGGGCTATGCAGCTTTTTATAGAGGACTCATTCCACAGCTAATTAGACAGATCCCCAACACAGCCATCGTCCTCTCCACGTATGAACTCATTGTCCATCTGctgggagagaagagaagaaatgcTTGA